Proteins from a genomic interval of Micromonospora sp. NBC_00389:
- a CDS encoding DEAD/DEAH box helicase: MAARTPVLETFPALRAWQRKALVEYLRRRTEDFTAVATPGAGKTTFALRIAAELLGDGTVEAVTVVAPTEHLKNQWADAAARVGIQLDAAFRNADVHSAADFHGAVVTYAQVGMAPQVHRRRTMTRRTLVILDEIHHAGDSRSWGDGVKNAFEPAVRRLMLTGTPFRSDDNPIPFVSYERGGDGLLRSRADSVYGYSDALRDGVVRPVLFLAYSGETRWRTNAGEELAARLGEPMTQDLVAQAWRTALDPAGDWMPQVLRAADARLTVLRNAGMADAGGLIIATDQQTARSYAKLIEQVTGEKAAVVLSDDLGASARIATFAASEQRWLVAVRMVSEGVDIPRLAVGVYATSASTPLYFAQAIGRFVRARQSGETASVFLPSVPHLLGLASEMETERDHVLGKPKEADGFDDDLLERAQRDDQASGELEKRFAALSATAELDQVIFDGASFGTAAQAGTPEEEEYLGLPGLLTADQVSLLLTKRQTEQLAAQRRRTAAQPAAAPTVAPPAPMSAAQRRVALRRQLNALVAARHHRTGQPHGKIHAELRRLCGGPPSAQATIEQLEERIATVQTL, translated from the coding sequence GTGGCAGCCCGGACGCCGGTGCTTGAGACGTTCCCGGCCCTACGCGCCTGGCAGCGCAAAGCCCTGGTGGAGTACCTGCGCCGACGCACCGAGGACTTCACGGCGGTCGCCACGCCGGGTGCCGGCAAGACCACCTTCGCCCTGCGGATCGCGGCCGAGCTGCTCGGTGACGGCACGGTGGAGGCGGTCACCGTGGTCGCCCCGACCGAGCACCTGAAGAACCAGTGGGCGGACGCCGCGGCCCGGGTGGGCATCCAACTCGACGCCGCCTTCCGTAACGCGGACGTGCACTCCGCGGCCGACTTCCACGGGGCCGTGGTCACCTACGCCCAGGTGGGGATGGCCCCGCAGGTGCACCGTCGGCGCACCATGACCCGGCGCACCCTGGTCATCCTCGACGAGATCCACCACGCGGGCGACTCCCGATCCTGGGGCGACGGGGTGAAGAACGCCTTCGAGCCCGCCGTACGCCGGCTGATGCTCACCGGCACGCCGTTCCGCTCCGACGACAACCCGATCCCGTTCGTCAGCTACGAGCGGGGCGGTGACGGGCTGCTCCGCTCCCGCGCCGACTCGGTGTACGGCTACTCCGACGCGCTGCGCGACGGCGTGGTCCGGCCGGTGCTCTTCCTGGCGTACTCCGGGGAGACCCGCTGGCGGACCAACGCGGGGGAGGAGTTGGCGGCCCGGCTCGGCGAGCCGATGACCCAGGACCTGGTGGCGCAGGCGTGGCGTACCGCGCTGGACCCGGCCGGAGACTGGATGCCGCAGGTGCTGCGGGCCGCTGATGCCCGGCTCACCGTGCTGCGCAACGCCGGGATGGCCGACGCCGGCGGGCTGATCATCGCCACCGACCAGCAGACCGCCCGCTCGTACGCCAAGCTGATCGAGCAGGTGACCGGCGAGAAGGCCGCCGTGGTCCTCTCCGACGACCTGGGCGCGTCCGCACGGATCGCGACATTCGCGGCGTCTGAGCAGCGGTGGCTGGTCGCGGTGCGGATGGTGTCCGAGGGTGTGGACATCCCGCGGCTCGCCGTCGGGGTCTATGCCACCAGTGCCAGCACCCCGCTCTATTTCGCCCAGGCGATCGGCCGGTTCGTCCGGGCACGCCAGTCCGGGGAGACCGCGTCGGTCTTCCTGCCCAGCGTGCCGCACCTGCTCGGGCTGGCCAGCGAGATGGAGACCGAGCGGGACCACGTACTCGGCAAGCCCAAGGAAGCCGACGGTTTCGACGACGATCTGCTGGAGCGTGCCCAGCGCGACGACCAGGCCAGCGGGGAGCTGGAGAAGCGGTTCGCCGCGCTCTCGGCCACCGCCGAGCTGGACCAGGTGATCTTCGACGGCGCGTCCTTCGGCACCGCGGCCCAGGCCGGCACCCCCGAGGAGGAGGAGTACCTCGGCCTGCCCGGCCTGCTCACCGCCGATCAGGTCTCCCTGCTGCTGACCAAGCGGCAGACCGAGCAACTCGCCGCCCAGCGCCGCCGCACGGCCGCTCAGCCGGCCGCTGCGCCCACCGTGGCGCCGCCGGCACCCATGAGCGCTGCCCAGCGCCGGGTGGCGCTCCGGCGGCAACTGAACGCTCTGGTGGCCGCCCGGCACCATCGCACCGGCCAGCCGCACGGCAAGATCCACGCGGAGCTGCGCCGACTCTGCGGCGGCCCGCCGAGTGCCCAGGCCACCATCGAGCAGCTAGAGGAACGCATCGCCACCGTGCAGACCCTCTGA
- a CDS encoding carbohydrate kinase family protein translates to MTHPARVVVVGDVITDVVAVLSGPLAAGSDTAAEISLGGGGQAANTAAWVAAQGVDVTLVAAVGDDDAGRDRIAELDRAGVDCAIDRVEGVPTGMVIVLATDGERTMVSQRGANLRLSAEHVERAIAALPDAGHLHLSAYTLLDAGSRGAGLRALAAARERGLTTSVDAASAAPLRRVGAAAFLGWVRDVDLLLLNADEATALAGGLDPAAQGRALSATARRVVVKGGAAGAVWVDRTDTVSVAPARRVTVVDVTGAGDAFAAGLLTAWLAGTTPAAALNRATDLGALAVSTIGARPRP, encoded by the coding sequence ATGACCCACCCGGCCCGGGTGGTCGTCGTCGGGGACGTGATCACCGATGTGGTCGCCGTGCTGTCCGGGCCGCTCGCGGCCGGCTCGGACACCGCGGCCGAGATCAGCCTTGGTGGGGGTGGGCAGGCGGCCAACACCGCCGCCTGGGTCGCCGCGCAGGGGGTTGACGTCACGCTCGTCGCCGCGGTCGGCGACGACGACGCGGGGCGGGACCGGATAGCCGAGCTCGACCGGGCGGGCGTCGACTGCGCGATCGACCGGGTCGAGGGCGTCCCGACCGGCATGGTGATCGTGCTGGCCACCGATGGCGAGCGCACCATGGTCAGCCAGCGGGGCGCGAACCTGCGGCTGAGCGCCGAGCACGTCGAGCGGGCCATCGCGGCGCTGCCCGACGCCGGGCATCTGCACCTGTCCGCGTACACCCTGTTGGACGCCGGGTCGCGCGGCGCCGGGCTGCGGGCGCTGGCCGCCGCCCGCGAGCGCGGGCTCACCACCAGCGTCGACGCGGCCTCCGCGGCGCCGCTGCGGCGGGTCGGCGCGGCGGCCTTCCTGGGCTGGGTACGCGACGTCGACCTGCTGCTGCTCAACGCGGACGAGGCGACGGCGCTGGCCGGCGGCCTGGACCCGGCGGCGCAGGGGCGGGCGCTGTCGGCGACCGCCCGGCGGGTGGTGGTCAAGGGCGGCGCGGCCGGCGCGGTCTGGGTGGACCGCACGGACACGGTCAGCGTGGCCCCGGCCCGGCGGGTGACGGTGGTGGACGTCACCGGTGCCGGCGACGCCTTCGCGGCCGGTCTGCTCACCGCCTGGCTCGCCGGCACCACCCCGGCGGCGGCGCTGAACCGCGCCACCGACCTGGGCGCGCTGGCCGTCTCCACGATCGGCGCCCGGCCGCGGCCGTGA
- a CDS encoding DUF3099 domain-containing protein gives MVKRQAYQPILITDASRSQDDQLTSRQRRYVLMMCIRVACIVVGAILVGVNAPLLWLWLSLCALGMVLIPWLAVLLANDRPPKEEHRLANRFHPRQHDDTPPMSLTADERPHKVIDAEP, from the coding sequence ATGGTGAAGCGTCAGGCGTACCAGCCGATTCTGATCACCGACGCCTCGCGCAGCCAGGACGATCAGCTCACCAGCCGTCAGCGCCGCTATGTCCTGATGATGTGCATCAGGGTCGCCTGCATCGTTGTCGGCGCGATCCTGGTTGGCGTGAACGCCCCACTGCTCTGGCTCTGGCTGTCGCTGTGTGCCCTCGGCATGGTGCTCATCCCGTGGCTGGCCGTGCTGCTGGCCAACGACCGGCCGCCCAAGGAAGAGCACCGGCTGGCCAACCGGTTCCACCCGCGCCAGCATGACGACACCCCGCCGATGAGCCTCACCGCCGACGAGCGCCCGCACAAGGTCATCGACGCCGAACCCTGA
- a CDS encoding trimeric intracellular cation channel family protein, protein MTTSTALLLADLTGVAVFAASGASAAVAKRLDLFGVAFVGFVAALGGGILRDLVIDEVPPLAFADWRYVATAAVTALAVFWLHPQLARLRTTVLVLDAAGLGLFTVTGTLKALDARVPAVGACLIGMLTAIGGGLGRDLLTAEIPVVLRREIYAVAALVGSVAVALLYVAGQTGPAPLTAAAVLVFGLRLIALRRRWSAPVATMRPPRTSGADPRTDREW, encoded by the coding sequence GTGACCACCTCCACCGCCCTGCTCCTCGCCGACCTGACCGGGGTGGCCGTGTTCGCCGCCTCGGGGGCCTCGGCCGCGGTGGCCAAACGGCTCGACCTGTTCGGTGTCGCGTTCGTCGGCTTCGTGGCCGCCCTCGGCGGTGGAATCCTCCGGGACCTGGTCATCGACGAGGTGCCACCGCTGGCCTTCGCCGACTGGCGGTACGTGGCCACCGCCGCGGTCACCGCCCTCGCCGTCTTCTGGCTGCACCCGCAGTTGGCCCGGCTGCGCACCACGGTGCTGGTGCTGGACGCGGCGGGCCTCGGGCTGTTCACCGTGACCGGCACGCTCAAGGCGCTCGACGCCCGGGTGCCGGCGGTCGGCGCCTGCCTGATCGGCATGCTCACCGCGATCGGCGGTGGGCTCGGTCGGGACCTGCTCACCGCCGAGATCCCGGTGGTGCTGCGCCGGGAGATCTATGCCGTGGCCGCGCTGGTCGGGTCGGTCGCGGTGGCGCTGCTGTACGTCGCCGGGCAGACCGGGCCCGCGCCGCTCACCGCCGCCGCCGTACTGGTCTTCGGGCTGCGTCTGATCGCGCTGCGCCGGCGCTGGTCCGCCCCGGTGGCGACGATGCGCCCGCCGCGCACCAGCGGGGCGGATCCCCGCACCGACCGGGAGTGGTGA
- a CDS encoding DUF3039 domain-containing protein, whose amino-acid sequence MSTEVLERPELKDADTGPEMFHYVRKEKIAESAVMGTYVVALCGETFPVTKAAKPGSPVCPKCKEIYDSYRE is encoded by the coding sequence GTGAGCACAGAGGTTCTCGAGCGTCCGGAGCTGAAGGACGCCGACACCGGTCCTGAGATGTTCCACTACGTCCGCAAGGAGAAGATCGCCGAGAGTGCCGTCATGGGCACCTACGTCGTGGCGCTCTGCGGGGAGACCTTCCCGGTCACCAAGGCGGCCAAGCCGGGTTCGCCGGTCTGCCCCAAGTGCAAGGAGATCTACGACTCGTACCGCGAGTGA
- a CDS encoding pseudouridine-5'-phosphate glycosidase gives MTDFRISYGTEVAEALHDGRPVVALESTIVSHGLPRPENLRVAREIEQTVRDAGAVPATIGMIGGELVVGLDDAQLTRLATVDGVTKLSVRDLAVAAATGADGATTVAATSAVAAGAGIGVFATGGLGGVHREAAHTFDESADLITLARTPIAVVCAGVKSILDVGATLERLETLGVAVVGYRTHRFPGFYLTDGGFDLDWSVDSPEQVAAVLAARDRQAVHAGGLIIANPLPVDEQLDPELHDRTLADGLARLDRDGVTGKAVTPYLLAHFHSATEGASLAVNVRIILRNADLAARIAVAAAARSTAVPA, from the coding sequence GTGACTGACTTTCGCATCAGCTACGGCACCGAGGTGGCCGAGGCCCTGCACGACGGCCGGCCCGTCGTCGCCCTGGAGAGCACCATCGTCTCGCACGGCCTGCCCCGGCCGGAGAACCTGCGCGTGGCCCGGGAGATCGAGCAGACGGTCCGGGACGCCGGAGCGGTACCGGCGACGATCGGCATGATCGGCGGCGAGCTGGTGGTCGGCCTGGACGACGCGCAGCTGACCCGGCTGGCCACCGTCGATGGTGTGACCAAGCTCTCCGTCCGCGACCTCGCGGTGGCGGCGGCGACCGGCGCGGACGGTGCCACCACCGTGGCCGCGACCAGCGCGGTGGCCGCCGGCGCCGGGATCGGGGTGTTCGCCACCGGCGGTCTGGGTGGGGTGCACCGGGAGGCCGCGCACACCTTCGACGAGTCGGCGGACCTGATCACCCTGGCCCGGACCCCGATCGCGGTGGTCTGCGCCGGGGTCAAGTCGATCCTCGACGTGGGCGCGACGCTGGAGCGGCTGGAGACCCTCGGGGTCGCCGTGGTCGGTTACCGCACCCACCGGTTCCCCGGCTTCTACCTCACCGACGGCGGCTTCGACCTGGACTGGTCGGTGGATTCGCCGGAGCAGGTCGCCGCCGTGCTCGCCGCCCGTGACCGGCAGGCCGTGCACGCCGGCGGACTGATCATCGCCAACCCGCTGCCAGTCGACGAGCAGCTCGACCCGGAGCTGCACGACCGGACCCTCGCCGACGGCCTGGCCCGGCTGGACCGGGACGGGGTGACCGGCAAGGCCGTGACCCCGTACCTGCTGGCGCACTTCCACTCGGCCACCGAGGGCGCGAGCCTGGCGGTGAACGTCCGGATCATCCTGCGCAACGCCGACCTGGCCGCGCGGATCGCGGTGGCAGCGGCCGCCCGCTCCACTGCCGTACCGGCATGA